The Arcanobacterium pinnipediorum genome includes the window ACTTTTCATTCAGATGGCTAATAATGGTGCGCTCATCGATCGGGGAATCTGTGACGATATCGAGCTGACGGGCGATAACGACTTTGGTTAGGTCACCTTCGGCAATAGTGCGGGTGATCTGGTCAATATCGGCAACATAGTCCGCAAAATCGTGTACTGGCTCGATCCGACCGATGCCATTTTCGCGGTATTGAGGCAGCGCTTGGAGCAGTACAGCGTCAAGAAGCTGCTTGGCTTGGGGGGAGAGCGTTGTGAAGATGTCTTGGTCGATAGGCCCGATTAAGGTCAAGAAAGGCGTGCCGGCAGATGTAGATCCGGTGCCCGGTCCAGTTATGCCCACCACGACTTCAGGCACGATCAGCGCAGATCCAGCTGGGGAATGTGGGGCGAAACTAAATGAGCCGAAACTGATTAGCCCAGTGCCAGGCAGATTGACCTCGTCTCGGATCTCGGTTTCGCGCTGTAGGTCATTCCACCACTGGGAGGCAAGTGCGAAACGTCGCCCATCTTCGCGCGAGGTTTGGCTCGTTGGCTCAGCATCGAAACGCGCGGCTTGCCCGGCACCGATGAAACCGCTGGAGTTGCGTAGCCAGGCGAGCTGACCGCGTTGTGCCGTCATAATTTTTGATAGATTTGGCACGTCAGGCAGTCGAGTAGTTTGGGCACGCAAATGTGGGATGGTATACATGGTTCGAATGTTAGTGCGGAAAGTGATTAAATGCAGACATGAAAAGACCGCTATCGCACATTGCACAAACTGAATCCGAAAATTCCCAGCATCGTGCATCGCTAGAGAAAAAGCCACACGATGTTTCGAAGATGTTCGACGACGTCGCCCAGCATTATGACCTCACCAATACCGTTTTAACCGGGGGATTAGTTCATGTCTGGCGCAACGTCACCCGCGATGCCGTAGGCGCTCGCGCGGGGCTTAGCGTCCTTGACGTAGCGTGTGGCACCGGCGCTTCGGCTGCGGGATATGCGAGCGATGGCGCCGATGTGATCGGTTGCGATTTTTCCCCCGGAATGATTTCGCGTGGGCTAGAACTTCACCCCGGTTTGGACTTGCGCGTGGCAGACGCGACGGCACTGCCCTTTGACGACGAAACATTCGACGTCGTAACTATTTCTTACGGGCTGCGAAACGTCGTCGATACTGCAGCGGCGCTACGCGATATGCTGCGCGTAACTAAACGCGGTGGAAAGATCGTGATCGCGGAGTTCTCTCAGCCAACGAACCCGATTTTACGCGCCGGGTACTTTGAGTTTATGCGACTGGGTATGCCGCTGTTATCGCAAATATTTTCTTCGGATGCGCCCGCTTATGACTATCTTCGCGAGTCAATTCAGGCCTGGCATTCCCAAGAAGAACTAGCTCGCCTCATGCAAGATAGCGGATGGCGCGAAGTTGAATACAAGAACCTCACCAACGGAATCGTTGCCTTACATCGCGCTACTCGGCCATAAGCGTTATCTATATTTAGCCGTAAAAATCACCAGAAAAAGTGCGTGATTCTAGCGCACGATTTTGTGGCGCATTTTACTAAAAGAATTTAGAAACTAAAGACTAACGTAAATGCATCTGTTTTAAGTTCTTAGAGCTTTGCCAAAGTCCGTAGACTGGGGCACGAAGTCCTAATCTATGAGCGAAAGCGGTGAACATTGTCCCGGCCTGAACATGCTGATGTTGTTGTGGTGGGCGCTGGCCCAGGTGGTGCAGCAACCGCGCATTACCTTGCACAAAATGGGGTGGATGTTCTAGTTCTCGAAAAGGCCACCTTCCCGCGCGATAAAGTCTGTGGAGATGGTTTAACCCCACGAGCTATGGCTGAGCTTATCCGCATGGGGATTTCGGTACGTGAAGAAGATGGTTGGGTGCGTAACTGGGGAGTTCGCGGATATGGCGCCGGGCATGTTATCGAAGTACCGTGGCCAGAATTGGCTTCAGTACCTAATTTTGGTTCCGCAATGCCGCGCAAAGATCTCGATCATTTACTGATTAAACATGCCGTAGCATCTGGAGCGCGCCTGCGCGAAGGGGTAACCGTTCTCGGTCCAGTAGTCCATGAACGCTCCGGCCGTATCGTTGGGGTGCGCGCGCGCAAGACGGCGGAAGGCTCACGCGGAAGCGAATTTGTTATCTCTGCTCGATTCGTAGTCGATTGTGGCGGGGTATCGGCGCGTATGGCAATTGCTGCCGGCAGAGAAAAAGCATTGAATCGCCCGATGGGAGTAGCGCACCGCACCTATTTCCGCTCCCCGCTTGCCAACACCGACATGATGGAATCCCAGCTCGAACTTTGGGCTGGTAAGCCGGGCGAATCTGAGTTACTGCCAGGGTATGCGTGGATGTTCGCCGTCGGTGATGGCCTGGTCAATGTGGGGCTTGGTTCGCTGTCTTCTACCGCCCAGCCGACTGGCGTTGATTATCGTGACGTGTTTGCCAAGTGGATCGCCAACACTCCACCTGAGTGGGAACTGACCCCCGAAAATCAGGTAGGGCGGTTGCGTGGAGCAGCGTTGCCGATGGCGTTTAACCGTAAACCACACTATGCAAACGGTTTAGCGTTGGTTGGTGACGCCGGCGGAATGGTTTCACCGTTTAACGGAGAAGGAATTGCATACGCTATGGCAAGCGGTCGGTTAGTTGCCGATTTTATTGCCCAAGCACTTGTGCGTCCAACTGTGGGAGCCCAAGATCGCGTTATGAACCAGTATGGCCGGGAACTGCGGGCGCAGCTGGGTGGATACTACACGCTCGGGCGCGTATTTGCTTCGCTTATTGAGCGTCCGGAAATTATGCATCTGTGTGTCAAGTACGGGCTACCGCGCCCGACGTTGATGAAATTAGTTATGAAGCTTTTGTCAGATTCCTATGATCGCAACGACGGCGATTGGATGGATAAGGTTATTACGACGTTAACGAAGGTGGTTCCTAAAGCATGACGATGCACGAAAAACCACTAAATTACGCAAAAAAGATGAGTAAGATTTATGTCTGTTCACCGCAGGCACACAACGAAGGGTTGGAGGTCGCATGAATCCCTACGTGCCACTGCTGATTATGATTGCAGTTGCTTCTCTGGTTGGTATCGGAGGTTTAGCAGTCAGCGCCATTATCGGTCCAAAGCGATACAACCGCGTCAAGGTAGCTAATTACGAATGTGGACTAGAGCCAACTCCATCAGCTGGAGCATCTGGTCGCTTCCCTATCAAGTACTTCTTGACGGCAATGACATTCATCATCTTCGATATCGAAGTTGTATTCCTCTACCCGTGGGCCGTTTCGGCGAATCGGTTAGGGCTAGCAAGTTTGATCGCGATTGCGTCCTTCGTCTTCCTTATCACGGTTCCATTCATCTACGAATGGCGCCGCGGCGGCCTAGATTGGGAGTGAAATAAATGGGACTGGAAGAAAAAATTCCGACCGGCATCGGCCTGACCACAGTTGAAGCACTAGCCGGATGGGCGCAACAGCGTTCCCCGTGGCCAGTGACGATGGGGTTGGCGTGCTGTGCTATTGAAATGATGTCCTTTGGCGCCACCCGATTTGACGCCTCACGAATCGGCATGGAAGTTTTCCGTGCTTCCCCGCGTCACGCAGACATCATGATCGTTTCGGGTCGCGTTAGCCACAAGATGGCTCCAGTTGTGCGCAATATCTACGATCAGATGCCTGATCCGAAATGGGTTATCTCCATGGGGGCATGTGCCTCCTCAGGTGGAGTGTTCAATAATTACGCCATCGTTCAAGGTATTGACCACATTGTTCCAGTTGATATCTATTTGCCCGGATGCCCACCGCGCCCCGAGATGTTGATCAATGCCGTTTTCGAACTGCGCAATAACCTCATGAAGAACCGGCCGTTGGGCGAACACCGCAAGGAAGTAGCCCGCAAAGCAGAAGCTGCTGCATTGAAAGCTCTTCCACTCGAATCACAGAAGGGATTGCTCGCATGACCGATCACGGTTCGTTAACCGAAGGCGGGGTAGGGGCAGAATACGTCACCACCCGCAAAGGAATGTGGGGCGTCAAAAACGGCGCTGATACCACCGGTTTTAGTGGCCACGAAGAAGTCATCACGATCGCACAACCTGCCCACCGTCCCTACGGTGGCTGGTTCGACGACGTCGTCGACATTCTTGGTGAACTCCTTGCCGCCGAAGGGTTGCGCCCAGACGATGTTATTGAAAAAGTTACTACCCAGTACGGGGAACTTGTTATTTTCGTCAAGCGAGAGCATTTGGTGAGCGTTGCACGTCATCTGCGCAACGATCAGGATTTACGTTTCGAACTGTGTTTAGGTGTTTCTGCAGTTCACTATCCCGAAGATAAGGATCGAGAACTGCACGGGTTCTACACTTTCTTCTCTATCACCCATAACCGCGTCCTATCTGTTGAGGTTGCTGCTCCAGAAAGCGATCCGCATATTCCGTCGATCGTCGGTGTTTATCCTGGCAACGATTGGCCAGAGCGCGAAGCATGGGATTTGATGGGAATTGTTTTTGACGGTCACCCTGGTTTGACTCGATCTGTTATGCCAGATGACTGGATTGGACACCCACAACGTAAGGACTACCCACTTGGCGGTATTCCAGTTGAATATAAGGGCGCTGTTATTCCGCCACCGGACACACGCAGGGAGTACAACTAATGACTACCCAGATGCCACACGCAACGCGTGGAATCAATGAAGAAGAGTCTAACTCGTACACCAGCTTTGAGGCTGTTGGTGGCGATTGGGCTGATATCGCCCGTGAAGCTGAACAAGTCGGCGAAGAACATATTGTGGTCAACCTAGGGCCAGTTCACCCCTCAACCCACGGTGTTTTGCGCGTCCAAGTCGAGCTCGACGGCGAAAATGTCAAGGAAGTTCGCGCCGCAACCGGTTTCTTACACACCGGTATCGAGAAGAATATGGAATACCGCACCTGGACTCAGGGCGTGGCATTTTGTACCCGAATGGATTACGTTGCGCCAATTTTCCAAGAAGTGGCCTACTGCTTGGGTGTTGAGAAAATGCTCGGCATCGCCGATCAGGTTCCCCAGCGTGCACAAGCGATTCGTGTTTTGCTCATGGAACTTACCCGTATTTCATCCCACCTTGTCGGTATCGGATCAGGTGGAAACGAACTCGGTGCAACGACGATGCTGACCCTAACCTTCCGTGCGCGCGAAGATATTTTGCGGTTGCTCGAAGACGTCACCGGTCTACGCATGAATCACGAATATGTTCGCCCCGGTGGCGTGCTAAACGACGTACCTGAAGGATTTACCGACTATTGCCGTGAGTTGCTGCCAAAGGTTCGCCAGACGATCTCCGAAATGCAAGACCTGACGATGAAGAACCCGATTTTCCTCGATCGGCACGTCAATGTGGGTGTTTCACCACTGTCGTCGATGATGGCACTGTCAATGACTGGCCCATCAGTTCGCGCTGCCGGAGTCCCGTGGGATCTGCGCAAAACCCAGCCATATTGTGGCTACGAAAAGTACGAATTTGATGTTCCAGTTGCTGATAAGGCAGATGCTTATAACCGCATCGACGTTAAGTTCCGTGAATGCTATGAATCCTTGCGTATCTGCTACCAAGTTCTTGACGAACTCGATAAGACTGCCGGTGAGCCTGTGATTATTGGCGATAAGAAAATCGCTTGGCCTGCTCAACTCTCGATCGCGGGGGATGGTCAAGGCTCAACCCCAGAACATGTCAAAGAAATTATGACCGAATCAATGGAATCTTTGATTCACCACTTTAAGTTAGTTACCGAAGGCTTTAGAGTCCCACCCGGGCAGAGCTTTACGATGGTCGAACACCCCAAGGGTATTTTCGGTGTGCATCTGGTTTCTGATGGTGGCACTCGGCCATATCGCGCCCACTTCCGCGATCCGGGCTTTAATAACTTGCAATCCTTGTCAGTTATGGCCGAAGGCGGAATGTTGGCTGATCTTATTGTTTCGCTTGCTGGAGTCGATCCGGTTATGGGAGGAGTCGATCGGTAATGAGTACCCCATACGAACCACATGTTGAAGAAAAATTTAGAGCAGACGCTGCCGAAGTTATTGCGCGTTATCCCAATTCTCGCTCGGCTGTGATGCCACTGTTGCATCTGGTGCAATCGATCGATGGGTTTTGTTCGCCTCGCGGTATCGCGCTGGTAGCAGATATTTTAGGGCTCACTCGCGCCCAGGTTTCGGCCGTGGCCACCTTCTACTCCCAGTATCGCCGTCACCCTAACGGTGAATACAACGTCGGTGTATGTACCAATGCGTTGTGCGCAGTCATGGGCGGAGACCTCATCTGGGAAGAGCTTTCCCAATACGTAGGCGTAGGCCATGACGAGACGACTCAAGACGGTAAGATCACCCTCGAACAGCTCGAATGCAACGCCGGATGTGACTACGCTCCAGTTATTATGGTCAACTGGGAGTTCTTCGATAACCAGACTCCGGCGTCGGCAAAGCAAATCGTTGACGATATTCGTGCTGGTCGAGATATCCAGCCAACTCGCGGACCCAACAAGGTACATACCTTCAAAGAAATCTCTCGCGTGCTTGCCGGTTTCGAAGATGGACACGTCGACGAAGGACCCGCAGCTGGCGAAGCGTCGTTGCGTGGCTTGAAAATTGCGCGTGCCCACGATTGGGCTGCGCCACGTCCACAAGGAGGAGAGGCACAGTGAATGCTTTTAGTGCACCGGGAACTCTAAGCCCGGTTCTTTCCAACAATTGGGATGCCGAGCGTCCGTGGACTCTTCAAGGATACCAGGCTACTGGCGGCTACCAGGCAATCGCGCGCGCTTGGCAGATCAACGAAGAAAAGGGTGCGTTGACGAACCTGATTAAAGAATCAGGTCTGCGCGGCCGTGGCGGGGCAGGCTTCCCAACCGGTTTGAAATGGTCGTTCTTGCCTCCAGAAGATGGCGGCGCACGCTACCTTGTTGTCAACGCTGACGAATCCGAACCTGGAACGTGTAAAGACATTCCATTCTTAATGGCTAATCCGCACCTGCTGATAGAAGGTATGGCTATTTGTTTGTTAGCCATTGGCGGCCATGATGGGTTTATCTATCTGCGTGGCGAAGTTGTTCACGTCTACCGCCGTCTACTAGCTGCGGTACGCGAAGCCAAAGCAGCCGGAATTATCGGTAAAGGCTGTGGGCCAGATGGCAACTACGATATCAACATCACCGTCCATGCTGGCGCCGGAGCATATATTTGTGGCGAAGAAACTGCATTGCTTGATTCCCTCGAAGGCTTCCGTGGCCAACCACGGTTAAAGCCACCATTCCCGGCGGTTGCTGGTCTGTATGCTCGGCCAACTGTTGTCAACAACGTCGAGTCAATCGCCTCAGTTCCTGGAATTATCAATAACGGAACTCAATGGTTTACCGCGATGGGAGCTGGTACGAAGAACTCTCCAGGGCACGGGATCTTCTCGATCTCTGGACACGTGAAGAACCCCGGACAGTTCGAAGCTCCGTTCGGTATCACCATGCGTGAACTCTTGGAGATGGCCGGCGGAATCCGCGAGGGCCACGAACTGAAGTTCTTCGCCGTCGGCGGTTCGTCAGCTCCGCTGTTCACCCCCGATCACCTCGATGTTCCACTAGGATACGAAGAAGTTGCCGAAGCAGGTTCGATGCTGGCAACTCGTGCCATCCAAATTTTTGACGAAACTGTTTCGGTGGTGCGCGTCGTCTCACGCTGGACCGACTTCTACCAGCACGAATCGTGTGGAAAATGTACCCCGTGCCGTGAGGGCACCTTCTGGATGCGCCAAATCATGCACCGGTTTGAAGCTGGTCAGGGAACTGAAGCAGATATCGATTTGCTCTACGAAATTGCCTCCAATATCGCTGGCCGGTCTTTCTGTGCGCTAGGAGATGCAGCTGCAACACCGATTCGTTCTGCAATTGATTTGTTCCGTTCGGAATTTGTTGATGCTTGTTCTACGCCAACTGCCCAGCAATATCCAATCGCTCAATCGGCTCTTTTCAGCGAAGTAGGTGTTCGATGACATCGCAAGTATCTCCAACCCAAGAGTTGGTTACACTCACAGTTGATGGCCGCGAAGTTTCAGTTCCTAAAGGAACGTTGATCATTCGCGCAGCGGAAAAAGTTGGTGTACATATTCCGCGGTTCTGTGACCATCCGCTACTCAAGCCGGCAGCTGCCTGCCGCCAGTGCTTGGTCGAAGTAGCTGCACCGGGCAGAGATGGCGCCATTTCGAAGATGCCTAAGCCCCAGCCTGCATGTGCTGTAACCGTTGCGCCAGGAATGGAAGTCTATTCGGCGCAAACCTCTGAGGTTGCGAAGAAAGCACAGCACGGGATCATGGAATTCTTGCTGATCAATCACCCAATGGACTGCCCAGTGTGTGATAAGGGCGGTGAGTGCCCACTGCAAAACCAGGCCATGACTGATGGTCGCACTAAGTCACGTTTCGTTGATATCAAGCGTACTTATCCTAAGCCGATTTCAGTCTCGGCCAATATTTTGCTCGATCGCGACCGCTGCATTCTTTGCCAGCGTTGTACTCGATTCTCTAGCCAAATCGCCGGTGATCCCTTCATCCAGCTCCACGGCCGTTCCGGCGGTAGCGCAGGTATGGAAGTCCACGGTTTGCATGGTTCACAGATTGGTAATTTCGACGCCGGAGTGCTCGATTTTGCTGCCGATGAGCACAATGAGTCCGTGGTTGCGTTGAATCAGTTTGCCGGACCTGGCGGCGAGTCTGGTATGTCTGTTGGTTATGCTTCTGGTCCAGTAGAACCTAACGAAGTTGATATCACTGGAGCGCCATTCTCTTCCTACTTCTCGGGCAATGTCATCCAGATTTGTCCGGTGGGTGCATTGACTTCAGTTTCCTACCGGTTCCGGGCTCGCCCCTTCGATCTGGTTTCGGTTCCATCTGTATCCGAACATGACGCTTCGGGCTCAGCGATTCGCGTTGATTATCGACGCGGCACAGTTGTGCGTCGGCTTGCGCTTGAAGATATGAACGTCAACGAAGACTGGATTACAGACAAAGATAGGTTTGCCTTCCGGTGGCAAACTGGTCAGGACCGCCTGGTTTATCCACAACTTAAAGGTGTAGATCCTTCTGAACCAGTCTCGTGGGCTGAAGCGCTCAATGTGGCTGCGCAAGGTTTGAAGAAAGCGCAGAAGAAGGGCGTAGGTATTATTACCGGTGGTCGATTGACTCTCGAAGATGCCTATGCGTATTCAAAGTTTGCCCGAATCGTGTTGGGCACTAACGATATTGATTTCCGTACCCGTAAGCATAGTGCAGAAGAAGATGCCTTCCTGGCAGCTCGAGTTGCGGGTAAGGAACTCGATGTTACCTACGCCGATATCGAGCATGCTCAGCACGTCTTGATCGTGGGTTTGGAAGCCGAAGAAGAAATCGGTTCGGTGTTCTTGCGCTTGCGCAAGGGAGTGCTCGACAAGACGACGTCGGTATCGGTTGTTTCTGCATTCGAAACACGTGGTAGTGCCAAGATGAACGCACGATTCATCCCTGCCACTCCCGGTACAGAATCAGAAGTTCTCGATGCGATCAACGACGCCGGCGAGGGTCTCTTTGGTGATACCTACCGCGACTTGGCTGGCGATAGTGGAGTTATTCTTCTCGGTGAGCGGTGTGCTGATTTCCCGGGAGCGCTTTCGGCAGCATTGCGTCTAGCTGAGCGCACCGGCGCGAAGATAGCCTGGATTCCGCGGCGTGCGGGTGATCGTGGCGCCTTGGATGCTGGCGCGGTTGCGCATCTGCTTCCAGGTGGCCGCCTGGTTTCTGATCCAGCTGCGCGCGTTGATGTTGCTGCAGCATGGGGAGTGGAGCGTCTACCAGAAACTCCGGGCCGTTCAACTGAAGAAATTTTAGCTGCAGCGACAGCCGGAGAACTCGGTGCCGTTATTCTAGGCGGCGTTGAGCTTGCTGATTTGCCTTTGGGGGCACGTGAAGCTCTGGAGAACGTTTTCGTTATTCAGCTCGAAGTGCGCAAGACCCAAACAACTGAACTTGCTGATGTTCTTCTTCCGGTTGCACCACCTGCTGAAAAGGGTGGAACTTTCGTCAATTGGGAAGGCCGATTGCGTCCCTTTGGTCAAACATTGGTCTCGAATAACGTCCCAGATCGGCGTGTTTTGCACGATCTGGCTCGTGAGTTCGGAGTGGATCTAGGTTTGGCTAAGCTTTCTGATGCGGTAGATGAATGGGCGCTGATGCGTAACTGGGATGGCGAACGTGGTCAAGATCCAGTTGTTCGCACCTCTGAGCCACCGCTCGTTGGCCCTGGCCAAGCAGTTCTTGCCTCATGGAAACTCATGCTCGACGCTGGAGCTTTGCAGTCCCAAGAGCCTAACCTAGCACGTACCGCACGCCGTCCTGTGGCGCTCATGTCGGAAAAGACGGCTCGAGATGCGCGGATTGAATCTCACGTAGAGATCACCGGGCGGACCGGTCAGATGGTTCTTGAAACAGCTATTGTTGCCATGCCAGATGGTGTTATTTGGGTTCCGCAAAATTCTGTTGGTAGCCAGATCGCACAGATCGGGGCAACTGCAGGCGATCTGGTGTCAATTCACGCGACGGAGGTTATGAAGTGAAACCCATGATTTTAACTCAGGTCGTTGCAGATTTCTCCAATGATACATGGTGGATTTCTGTGCTTAAAGCACTTTTCATTGTGCTGTTCTTGATCTTCTCAGTCATCTTTGCACTGTGGTTTGAGCGTCGCTTAATTGCTCGGTTCCAAAACCGCGTTGGTCCAAATACGGTGGGCCCTTTCGGTCTAGGACAATCCTTCCCCGATGCCTTGAAGCTGATCTTTAAAGAAGATTTTTGGCTTGCAGGTGCCGAAAAGATCGTCTACATCGTAGCTCCGGTTATTACTGCAGTGTGTGCATTTTCGGTGATGGCGGTTATTCCGATGGGGCCTGAAGTATCGATTTTCGGTTTGCATACGCCGTTGCAATTAACTGATTCGCCGGTGGCAATGCTTTTCGTTTTAGCAGTTGCTGCATTAGGTGAATACGGTATGGTCTTTGGTGGCTGGTCAGCTAAGTCCACTCTTCCGCTCTACGGTTCGGTTCGTTCGGCAACTCAGATGATTTCCTACGAACTTGCCCAAGGGTTGAGTTTGGTAACAATCTTCCTCGCTGCAGCCACAATGTCTACCTCAGGCATTGTTGGTGCCCAGCAAGATATCTGGAATGTAGTGACATTGCTCCCTGCATTCTTAGTATTCCTTGTGACGATGTTTGGTGAAACTAACCGCTTACCGTTTGACCTTCCCGAAGCAGAAGGCGAAATCGTGGCCGGTCCGCACACCGAGTACTCCTCGATGAAGTTCGCCTGGTATTACTTGGGTGAATACGTCAATATGTTCAATGTATCGATGTTGGCGGTCACGTTGTTCTTCGGTGGCTGGCGTTCGGGACCAATTTTGACCGCGCTCGGTGGATTGATTGGTTTCGATCCTAATACCGGCTGGTTCCCAATGCTTGTTTTCACGTTCAAGGTTTGGGTGTTTATTGCTGTCTTTATTTGGGTTCGTGCAACGCTGTTGCGGTTCCGGTATGACCAATTCATGAAGCTGGGATGGAAAGGACTTATCCCATCAGCGTTGATTTGGCTGACGATCGTGCTTATTTTGCATGGATACAAGCTGGTTAATCCGCAGTTTAATGACCGCTGGCCGATGGTTATCCTCTCGACCGGATTTGCGATCATGATGTTAATCTGGGCATTTGTGCGCGATGAGGAAACGGTTTCGCAAAGCCAGTTGATCGCCGAACGTGAAAGCCAAGAATTTGATGGATTCGAAGATGGATATCCGGTACCTCCTTTGCCGGGCCAGCATCTTCCACCATCACCTCGCGCTACTCGCCGAGTAGCAAACACCGTGCCAACTACAACCCAGGAGGCGTAAGAATGTCAGAAAAAGAATTCGCCCAACCTGACGAATCGCTCTATAGCCCGAATAAGAAAGGCCCTCTAGGACGCGCATTTGCACCGGTTGCTGGTTTCGGTGTCACATTTTCTACGCTCTTCCGGCCTGCTGTTACCGAACAGTATTTGCCGCATAAGCCAGAACAAAAGACGCCACCGCGTCCGCGTTATCATGGCATGCACCGCCTTAACCGTTATGCTGACGGTTTAGAAAAATGTATCGGGTGTGAGTTGTGTGCGTGGGCTTGCCCGGCAGATGCAATCTACGTCGAAGCTGCCTCGAACCATCCAGGCGAACAGTATTCGCCAGGTGAACGCTACGGGCGCGTCTACCAGATCAACTATCTTCGCTGCATCTTCTGCTCATATTGCATCCAAGCCTGCCCAACGCGTGCATTGACGATGTCTACCGAGTATGAAGTTGCTGACCAAACTCGTGAATCCTTGATTTATGAGAAGCAAGATCTCCTTGTTCCACTTGCCCAAGGCATGCTTTCAACACCTCATCCTATGGCTGAAGGAACAACCGATGCCAACTACTATAGGGGTGAGATCACTGGCCCTACCCAAGACCAAGTTGATTGGGTGAAACAAGTACGTCCCGATGATCCAACAGTGTCATCTGCTCAGGTGAGCACTGTGGCTACCAAGGAGGCGCAGAACTGATGCCTAATGAACCTCTTATGACGTTGTCGATCGGCACTGGGGAAATGATCCTTTTCGCCGTGACGTCGGTGTGCATGATTGCCTTGGCGATCTTCGGTCTGCTTATCACCCGGAAAGCTGTTTTGACTACCTTGAGCGTCATCGGCGTCATGGTTGGCTTGGCAGTGCTCTACACAGCTCTCGAAGCGCCATTTATGGGCGTTGTTCAAGTTGTGGTTTACACCGGCGCGATTTTGATGATGTTCTTGTTCGTACTAATGCTTATCGGTGTCGATTCGGCAGATTCGGGGCATGAAACACTTAAAGTTCAGCGTCCGGTTGCAGTTTTGGGCGGCCTTGGCATTGCCGCAATTCTTATTGGGGTAGCTTTTGGTGCTCACGCACCCCAAGGCGTAGGTTTGGAACTAGCCAATTCTGAGTCCAACCCGGTAGGCGTAGCTACACTGATTTTTTCTTCCTCAGTGCTCACCTTACAACTGACCGGAACGTTGTTGATCGTTGCTGCTCTGGGCGCAATGACCCTCACTCATCGCGATCGCGTAAAAGAACGTATCACTCAAGAAGAACTAGCACACCAGCGCATGCAACAATTTACTTCTGCTGGTGTTCATGTTGGGCAAAAGCCACCGCCGGGTGTGTTTGCGGAGTCTAACTCTTCAGCTAACCCAGCATTGACTGTGGGCGGCCAGCCACTAGAAGATTCTACGAGCCGTGTGCTTCATATTCGTGGCCAGGTACGTACCGTTGCCGAAATTTCGCCAACGACAGTACAACGTGTTATCGACGGCGGTATCCACGGACCTTCAACCTATGGTGTGACCGGTTGGGCACAGATTCCTGGCATGCCAGGTGAAAGTGCCCCGGATCATGAGCAAGCTCTAGCCCGGTTAGGTAGCGCTGAAACTCCGAT containing:
- a CDS encoding NADH-quinone oxidoreductase subunit J translates to MPNEPLMTLSIGTGEMILFAVTSVCMIALAIFGLLITRKAVLTTLSVIGVMVGLAVLYTALEAPFMGVVQVVVYTGAILMMFLFVLMLIGVDSADSGHETLKVQRPVAVLGGLGIAAILIGVAFGAHAPQGVGLELANSESNPVGVATLIFSSSVLTLQLTGTLLIVAALGAMTLTHRDRVKERITQEELAHQRMQQFTSAGVHVGQKPPPGVFAESNSSANPALTVGGQPLEDSTSRVLHIRGQVRTVAEISPTTVQRVIDGGIHGPSTYGVTGWAQIPGMPGESAPDHEQALARLGSAETPMTAPGTDEIPDQETVQREHDITEANTEKSEEN